Sequence from the Chloroflexota bacterium genome:
TCATACCGGTGGAGATCACGGTCTACCAGGACCGCTCGTTCACATTCGTTACCAAGACGCCGCCGGTGCCCGATCTGCTGCGGCGCGCCGCAGGAGTGCAGAAAGGCTCAGGCGAGCCTAACCGCAAGCCCGTTGGCTCCATCACGCGCAAGCAGTTGCGCGAAATCGCCGAGACCAAGATGAAAGACCTCAACGCGCTGGACATAGAAGGCGCCGAGCGCATGATTGAGGGCACTGCCCGAAGCATGGG
This genomic interval carries:
- the rplK gene encoding 50S ribosomal protein L11, whose product is MAKKVVAVVKLQIEAGKANPAPPVGPALGQHGLNIMQFCKEYNARTANQAGMIIPVEITVYQDRSFTFVTKTPPVPDLLRRAAGVQKGSGEPNRKPVGSITRKQLREIAETKMKDLNALDIEGAERMIEGTARSMGITIKD